In Clarias gariepinus isolate MV-2021 ecotype Netherlands chromosome 1, CGAR_prim_01v2, whole genome shotgun sequence, one DNA window encodes the following:
- the LOC128521493 gene encoding uncharacterized protein LOC128521493, which yields MEMTFIYRQAMVNDEAKSSDVFLVFPRFLDTPGLIEQDFRLMFGETTANKFLEKWPTTFKAKVIKESHGLVPTTELLDLIHNAESAAEVENGWDSDMSAILLLLHLLPPSAQGRKRPGKLSAYQAVDQLIRFQKVGTSVQQHLDNITQSSQPYLLAQGSTQSTIHSYFIVVDKHALPCKATGSVGVFDELFKAHYVFGTSYSFSLSSFFTFVQTTIYNIDMGETKEIPRVASKNGALVEIKR from the exons ATGGAAATGACCTTCATATATCGGCAAGCAATGGTCAACGATGAAGCCAAATCATCAGATGTCTTCTTGGTCTTCCCACGATTTCTGGACACACCAGGACTG ATAGAACAAGATTTCAGACTTATGTTTGGTGAGACCACGGCCAACAAATTCTTGGAGAAGTGGCCAACCACTTTCAAAGCAAAAGTAATAAAGGAAAGTCACGGACTTGTACCCACCACAGAGCTCTTGGATTTGATCCACAATGCTGAGTCAGCTGCTGAAGTTGAGAATG GCTGGGACAGTGACATGTCCGCCATCTTGCTGCTGCTACATTTGCTACCACCATCTGCACAAGGTAGAAAGAGGCCGGGAAAGCTGTCTGCATATCAAGCTGTAGATCAGCTCATCAGATTTCAAAAG GTTGGAACCAGTGTGCAGCAACATCTAGATAACATCACCCAAAGCAGTCAGCCCTACCTTCTCGCCCAGGGATCCACACAGAGCACCATTCACTCATACTTCATTGTGGTTGACAAGCATGCACTTCCATGCAAGGCAACAGGTTCAGTTGGAGTTTTTGACGAACTCTTTAAAGCCCATTACGTCTTTGGTACGTCATACAGTTTTTCTCTGAGCAGCTTTTTCACTTTTGTGCAAACAACCATTTATAACATCGACATGGGGGAAACAAAGGAGATTCCTAGAGTTGCGAGCAAGAATGGTGCATTAGTTGAGATAAAACGATGA